A segment of the Kluyveromyces marxianus DMKU3-1042 DNA, complete genome, chromosome 5 genome:
TCGAAGTCTTGGAGAAAAATTTATGTGCcttttaataatatattgCCAGAAGGAAGTGAGAAACACGACACCATATTTGGCTCACATGTTATTCGAACCTTAACTCCCATTAAAACTTTTATGGATATCAAATTCCGGATAGACTCTGATTCACCTACAGTAATAACATGGGGTAAATCTCTTCAGCCTGGGTATCAGAGCGTGATGTTATGGTTTGATTTCCTTACTAAGCCTCCGCTAGATCCATCTCCTAAACTTGGTTTTTGGGATAAATTTAGGCTATTGGTACATGGAGTTTTGGCTTTCGAGTGGATCGCGAACAGTTCAGTTCATTTAAATATTAAAGGTTCAAGTGACCCATATTCTATTGCAGATGTAGGAGCGGGTTTAACTTTTGCTTGGAAAGGAAATGCAAGACTATTGGTAAATGGTTCTGATGAGCCTGATAGTTTCCTTCAAATTAAATCTAATGAATTCCAAATGGGGATCAGAGATTTCTTCTCAAGTACCAAGTTTGATAAGGTAATTATGAAACTATTTGGAAAAGTGGAATGGAAAATGGGTTTACTTTTCGAATCGGGAGATAGTAAAATGGTCGGATACGAGCCGAGGTCAAAATATCTCAAGCCTCATTATCAAGTCGAGCTGGTACACCCTGATCAAATTGTTGATATTACAAAACATGACTCTTACAAGGGTTTTAGAACTGATTTTATTCATATGTCATTTGGTGTTTACTCTGACAAATCCTCGGTAGCTAAAAATACTGTACATTTGGCACCTGAGTCTTTGTCCCATTTTTTAGCCTGGTGGAGGCTATTTAGTACCTATACTTCTGGCCCTATTCGACAAGGCTCGCTTTTCCCAGACTTATTACagaatggaaagaaatTTGGTAAATCGTTGTTCACCGTTAAATATCAGCTTTCATTGGCCCCTATAGAAATCACACATGTTCACAGACATGCAGATTCACAAATGAACCTGAAGCAGAATAATAACATTGCATTCACCGGTATAAAGGCTAATATCgaatctttgaaacttGATTTGcatcaaaaaagaatcaaagcAGTGGCTCAGaatgatattcttcaaatatcTAGGCCAGTTTGGAGATTTTGTATGAGCCTTGCAGAACTTGATTTCGTTGAAGCAGATATTAGGGTTTTATTTGCTGTGTTTGACCAGGAAGCTGTGGAAGAGTTGTTGGCGAAGACTCTAGGTTTATCTGCAGATTCTGATGATGTGCTAGGAACCAAAAAAGATGAAGGGTATGGGTTCACAAACTCTTCGTGGTTTGATAAGGAAGACTATATCGATTTACACCAAGTTCAGCTAATTTCTCAGACTCCGATAAAGTTTTCTGCTATACCATTCATCTATTCTCCAAGAATTACATATTTCCGGAATCTTGCAGAACAAGGATTAAAGCTTAAGTTTCCTTTTGGAGACGAAGACATGCATTCATGCTATCTTGGACAAATTCACCCTGAAATAACACAGAAGCATCTCGTACAAGGAAGGGAAATTCAGCTTCGACAACAAATATCTAATTTGCAGGCTCAATTAGATGCATTAATCGGGGATAGAGCCAGCTTAAACTCATTAAACAATGAACTATCTAAGAAAAAGGACGAACTCCAATCTTCATTacatttcttgaagcaCAGTTTACACTTAATTCATGAAATGTTGAAGGATTTAGAAATATCAGAAAATGCCCAAATGCAAGATCCAAATACAGATTGTGAGAGTAGTATTGCGGACTCTGATCTGGGTTTAACCTTTTCAAATAAGGATAAATCAGATTTACTGAGAATGAATACGATAGACTCGTTCATAAAATTGAAGCATTTCGGTGATATAAACAATGAATCATCTTTCGATAACagatttatttttcataaTGTCCTTATTAAGATCGACAAGAGCATCAGGGATCATCTTTTAGATTATATTACGAGTATTGCAATTAGAACGCAATATCAATTTTTCATAACTCATAAGGCTATGATGATCTTTGATgagcttttgaagaatagGTTCAGAAAATCATTTATTGCAGAACCTCAGCTAAGCCAAGATTCTTGCAGCTCATCGTTGTCTAACAAGGAATTATTGGAAATGTTTGAGGACTTTATTCGCGAAGTTTCTGATGGCTTTGAAGCATTCGATAACTACTCTATAAGGTTATTATCTCCTCAATTGCAGATTACTTCTGATGTGGAACCGGAAAAGGCAATAGTTGTTGTTTCAAGAGATGTTGAAATATCAATAATTGACGTACATACTACTTTGGAAATGAAGGCAGAACACCTTGGTGTAAATACTTTGATGGAGACTAGATATTGCTTCAATATTGCAGATTCTCAATTCTTTATTTTGGATCGACTTGAAACACGTGAATGGCCTCAAATGATGGCCCACTCAAACACGTATGGAGTTGAAGACTCAAAGCATTCGTGGCCACCATGGCTTCCATTAGAAGTATGTTACTCTACAGACTTTTTGGGTAGTCATCTATTTTTGAACAGAAATGATATGTTCATAACTTTCATCAGACCTAATTCGTTGTTCTTTGATAAACAGACCAGTACAATGAGTGGTAGAGAATCTCGATTTCATGTTGGCTTCCCAAGGTTGTATTTAACATCTACATCTGAGCAATATTCTGCCATTTTCAACATCGTTGAAGATATGCTTTCATTTGTCTCAgataagaataaaaagGTTGACAAACTTGCGCAAGTATTCCTTGCTGATGAAATTAAACTGAATTTAGGGAAGCTTGATACTACAGTAGTTgaaaatcttcaaaaaaagattCGAGCATTAAAATATCTAGACTCCTTCACACGTTTTAATGATCCTATTACCTATAGCAAGTGTTCCCAAGATATCTTGGTGGAGTTTCAAACTGCCAAGCTACAGCTAAATCTATTAATGTCAGCGATCAAGAGAAATTACGATAGGTTGCATTTCCAAAACAAATCACAAAAGAATAATAGACTTTCATGGTGGATCAGTGCAGACGAACTGATGTGGGAGCTATTCgatgaaaataaagaaagtTTTGTCGTTTTTGGGCTTGGTGCTTCGCATTTTGTAAGAACCGAGACTTATTATGGCTCTACAAGCAACAAAATTAGTATATCGACGTTACAATGCTACAATATCCAACCAAAAACTGTTTACAAGGAATTACTGGGGCCATTCGAGAAACATTCGAAGTTTGATCCCAGCAAACCGTTCCTTGAGATCACTTGGAATATGGGGATGCCAGTTGGTGGTATATCTAATTTATTGGATCTGGATTTCACATCACAGCCaatcatcttcaagatGGACTTTAGGACCTCGGAAAAGTTAATGTCGTATTTGTTCCCCAAAGTCAAAGAGCAACGTGGTGGGAAAAATGTTGTGCTAAAACAATCTTTTGAAATGTCGGATACCGAGTCTCGAGAGCTGTCACGCCGGCCATCTTTGACTAGTATCTCTACTAGTAGCACTGTCATGACTCCGGTGACCAGACGCATGATACTCTCCGACTGGGATGTCCAAGGTTTTACTAAAGTCTTGGAGAGAAACGGCGAAAATAACTACACCAAACATGTTTATGATCCTGACAAAGAAATGGATGAAATGGTAAAACGTTCCAGCAAGTATTTCAATGTTGGAAAGATCACTGTAAATCCATTGGTCATGTCGGTTAGTTACAAAGGTTCTAAAAGTGTCATAACTAACGTTGACAATTTGATAGTCAAGGTGCCTACAATCCAATATAAAAACAAGATTTGGTCTTCTGAAGACTTCATAGtatctttcaaaaaggaTATAATAAAGATCGTATTGCAACATGCAGGTACCATCATAGGTAACAAATTCGTACCTCacaaaaacgaaaacaggTACGAGCCCCTAAAGCAAATTTCAAACTTGCTCAAGCCTGATCTTCAGAAAATACAAAAGAGTACTGCGTCACTCCCAACTTTGGCAAAGCTTTCATCCAAGAATACAACGAGATCATCGGTCCCTACAAACCCTAGTACGGTCAATAGTAATTCCGTGACCGAAAACAGCAAATCAATTAAAACTCGGTCAGAAGACCAGGATACGAACAACCCCGTGGAAACATACGATGTAGAAGAGTTCTACCCAGATAATTCACAGTAATATAGATACCTAAAAAAATTCACAGAGCGCGATGTCGCATATATCTGTGAGAGTTAAAAGTTTATAACGAATATAAAAGCATAATAAGTAATACATTTGTACTATAATAATCCTTTTACGACTTGTTAAATAATTCGAATAAAACGCTAAGTATATAATTAACATCAAAACCTGTTCATTCAAATTTCGAATAATTGTAGTTGGCTTGATTGATGATTGTTTCTGTGTCTACGTCAACGACAGTAACGGATTATATCGGCATTCTTTTAAATAGTATGCGAAAGTTACCCGGATATCATGACCATGGGCTTTTTAATGCTTGTGCTTGCCTTTAAGGTAACAAAAGAAGCTATACTGGTTGTTAAACAAGTGGATCAACTTATAAGGGCCTACTGACTAAAAGAGTGACGACATATTGCATTAGGAAGCTGGAAAGGTTGGTTTTAGATAGCGTGTAAGAGATATGTCGTTTTTTGAAGCAATTCGAAATACGGCAAACTCGGTAAAAGAGAAGTTCTCTGAAAGCCCATCACCAGGTTTAACAAGAGATGAGAGGTTTAGATTAGAATACAATCTTCCCAATGCGGAGTATATATTGGATGATACCAGTGCTGAGATTTCTGTCTTGAGCCCTTATAAAGGTTTTAAATCTGGTAATGGAACCAGATCACAGTTCGAAAGGTCAATTGAGAACACATACGTTTATTCCGGAAGGCTATTTTTAACTCCTCACTTTCTTGTATTTCGTGATTCTTTTGATCATAAAAGCGCCGTGCTAGTGTTGAATATATCTACAGTCAAGAGGGTTGAGCGGGCCCATATTGCATCATATGCCTTTTCGTTGCAAATAACATTACTTTCTGGGGCCAGAATAATTATTCAATTTATCGGCTTAAGATACAGGTCCGAAGAGTTCTCGCATAAGCTCAAGGTTCAATTGAAGGCTAATATTCCACAAACCAAGGATATGCCagcatttttgaattccTTATACTCTGAATATTtgattgaaaagaatataagTAAAAATCACGATTTGAAACCCCCACCACTGGGATTAGGACAGATATATAGGTATCCAGGAGACCCAGCATTACAGAAGGAAAAGGCCAAGCTTAGACTGTGGTTTGAGTATTTTAAAGCTAATGGGGTGAACCTATGGCTCGTCAAGCACCCTGCATTCTATAAGCTTATTCGTGTTGGGGTTCCCAACAGATTAAGAGGTGAGATATGGGAACTATGTTCTGGATCAATGTATGAAAGGTTCATGAACAAAAACCTATATCAGAAGCTTCTGGATGACCACAAGGGTGAAAAATCACAGGCAATTGAggaaattgaaaaggatTTGAACAGATCATTGCCCGATTATCCTGCTTATCAAGAACCCGAAGGTATAGACAAATTGAGAAATGTGTTAGTAGCGTATTCTTGGAAGAATCCAGATGTTGGCTACTGCCAGGCAATGAACATTGTCGTTGCTGGTTTGCTAATATTCATGACTGAAGAACAAGCATTTTGGTGTTTATGTAATCTCTGTGAATTATACGTTCCCGGatattattcaaaaacaatgtACGGAACACTTCTTGATCAAAGAGTATTTGAAGCAATTGTGGAATCTAAGATGCCCGTTATGTGGAACCATATTGCTAGGTTTGATATTCAGCTTTCTGTTGTATCGTTACCATGGTTCTTGTCACTATTTTTCACTGCAATGCCTCTTCACTTCGCTTTTAGAATTATGGATATATTCTTCGTTAACGGTCCCAAGACTCTATTCCAAGTGGCTCTGGCGGTATTAAAAGTAAATTCGGACGACTTGTTAGAAGTTGATGATGACGGTATGTTCATTGCAATATTAAAAAGTTATTTCCAAAGACTAGACGAAAGCGCTCATCCAGAAGCCAGTGATCCTAAATACAGGCAAGTCACCAAGTTTCAAGAGCTATTAGTTGTTgcattcaaagaatttgatgTTATCACAGATGAACTCGTTGAGTCTGAGAGGAATAAGTATAAAAAGGGAATTCT
Coding sequences within it:
- the MDR1 gene encoding GTPase-activating protein MDR1 yields the protein MSFFEAIRNTANSVKEKFSESPSPGLTRDERFRLEYNLPNAEYILDDTSAEISVLSPYKGFKSGNGTRSQFERSIENTYVYSGRLFLTPHFLVFRDSFDHKSAVLVLNISTVKRVERAHIASYAFSLQITLLSGARIIIQFIGLRYRSEEFSHKLKVQLKANIPQTKDMPAFLNSLYSEYLIEKNISKNHDLKPPPLGLGQIYRYPGDPALQKEKAKLRLWFEYFKANGVNLWLVKHPAFYKLIRVGVPNRLRGEIWELCSGSMYERFMNKNLYQKLLDDHKGEKSQAIEEIEKDLNRSLPDYPAYQEPEGIDKLRNVLVAYSWKNPDVGYCQAMNIVVAGLLIFMTEEQAFWCLCNLCELYVPGYYSKTMYGTLLDQRVFEAIVESKMPVMWNHIARFDIQLSVVSLPWFLSLFFTAMPLHFAFRIMDIFFVNGPKTLFQVALAVLKVNSDDLLEVDDDGMFIAILKSYFQRLDESAHPEASDPKYRQVTKFQELLVVAFKEFDVITDELVESERNKYKKGILHDIESFAKRTQLRNVVKAINLTDDEVSNIYDIYYQSIDSYRISMGTGSSKMDFTSFVQFLAKICDWCKASSSDLDPRFRKQRTDFLKRLFRSWDKEGLGELTLNDVISGLDKMKTDDIMESMNNFFGLYDEENKGKIQREQMLQMSEDLLILTEPWKSGRCIDLLTQRSIENDIAESIVKKNDGKIVSIEEIELPKGVVIDDEKYKAEQAERYLHAASSFLQRCFEYAQPLEQEISIDLLDLSDDNENDDEETRKKRNEKKWKSLKANAALNPNTPCVLDLATFRMLVLADETYEQFFAYTLRHSIHVDQQVYALESRSKALRNVFDGLIADGRRVANQVRRRVDSVATQQSASPSQEKPIDLDDFTSDHAEDGMELLHTDYNYNELIGMEDGEDQAERKKLDSFALNPSTSKQSASSKSNNNDLIDFEA
- the HOB2 gene encoding Hob2p, with translation MSYGIFSLLSYGLKSILLLIALIFVMQQAFFKLILICLNVRSILSKAQFGFYFGKSIFWIHLIYNGYSIKIREVLILSLFRKFEIRDVDVECKIAGKIPKELPEEHSLNLEIPLSVGRLKFLSKILPLDLRLVNFSLRSGDTVISSELALLKFEYDVNATQLRAVILFYGVKLGDNVNLSQVKVSSQSSLVYKSSDKVYFDKWSCGLNIGGLEYRTSDDNKNKSKNNYSNSVPINSTLYEKALKKLETFTVHLENVNITLPNKRSCFVSSASLNLNPSKEYNLFTHSIENHNITIALNSLVYTFSPDQDIKIPAMNILLNCDIMTFLKEELDYQSFSGLCTINIIDPKLSIMIDRIKEIKEHYPSSSSSSSSPSSSRSLMDRLGSFKFPPIIVKLLISNSKVTLKQNSDTYYELVADNVNSELNLTSLFAGVNDSFSADMRKLPVNTLKLESVSVKYMLDAQSSSSMRRLMGFDKWVLTCDRYGVSPNKIFGVLHTVSINVDELRLLDGLLSIIAIMTTKEEKKVEKHYVAKQLHFFAYELDLHIKEISITVSAIDYFPAHLRNLHDNEKVLRDGKYSIGLHCKNTKLEYSNVLKHIEFHALNVTKQSEISNNKDSSEMLLFDNLTLDISDSLIKIDIPQLKYEFDVNSIWFWFYFKHSIIKRIKPKLRQERKALKHTKPMDLNISKILAVFNLPQNMTLLMVLNDTAYTTTSSEFSIADVNLLVESVYTNDHTVHVPLLKMASIRASFSSTTGLDIVSDYMTLKMEYHFRFYTIVDRLSTTIKVYKLLRAAFKTPETFNILYPKADPPVHLPNIKIQTKTLSIMANEDLFEQELGLIYKVGVLEQRERLEKMTIFLNSERVNNSSELREDQYRRLYEHFSTSWIVRYRVAKRKFHGAKAFAIKSSILGYEFSTFSVDNDVNTFKLSIEDVDLKLSQPSFPLGEYGTFLHKHGKGVPFNTEYTINIPMGIDLKTGSFQILLRDYPLPALFFPNTHVSGDIVFTEAMASSKSWRKIYVPFNNILPEGSEKHDTIFGSHVIRTLTPIKTFMDIKFRIDSDSPTVITWGKSLQPGYQSVMLWFDFLTKPPLDPSPKLGFWDKFRLLVHGVLAFEWIANSSVHLNIKGSSDPYSIADVGAGLTFAWKGNARLLVNGSDEPDSFLQIKSNEFQMGIRDFFSSTKFDKVIMKLFGKVEWKMGLLFESGDSKMVGYEPRSKYLKPHYQVELVHPDQIVDITKHDSYKGFRTDFIHMSFGVYSDKSSVAKNTVHLAPESLSHFLAWWRLFSTYTSGPIRQGSLFPDLLQNGKKFGKSLFTVKYQLSLAPIEITHVHRHADSQMNLKQNNNIAFTGIKANIESLKLDLHQKRIKAVAQNDILQISRPVWRFCMSLAELDFVEADIRVLFAVFDQEAVEELLAKTLGLSADSDDVLGTKKDEGYGFTNSSWFDKEDYIDLHQVQLISQTPIKFSAIPFIYSPRITYFRNLAEQGLKLKFPFGDEDMHSCYLGQIHPEITQKHLVQGREIQLRQQISNLQAQLDALIGDRASLNSLNNELSKKKDELQSSLHFLKHSLHLIHEMLKDLEISENAQMQDPNTDCESSIADSDLGLTFSNKDKSDLLRMNTIDSFIKLKHFGDINNESSFDNRFIFHNVLIKIDKSIRDHLLDYITSIAIRTQYQFFITHKAMMIFDELLKNRFRKSFIAEPQLSQDSCSSSLSNKELLEMFEDFIREVSDGFEAFDNYSIRLLSPQLQITSDVEPEKAIVVVSRDVEISIIDVHTTLEMKAEHLGVNTLMETRYCFNIADSQFFILDRLETREWPQMMAHSNTYGVEDSKHSWPPWLPLEVCYSTDFLGSHLFLNRNDMFITFIRPNSLFFDKQTSTMSGRESRFHVGFPRLYLTSTSEQYSAIFNIVEDMLSFVSDKNKKVDKLAQVFLADEIKLNLGKLDTTVVENLQKKIRALKYLDSFTRFNDPITYSKCSQDILVEFQTAKLQLNLLMSAIKRNYDRLHFQNKSQKNNRLSWWISADELMWELFDENKESFVVFGLGASHFVRTETYYGSTSNKISISTLQCYNIQPKTVYKELLGPFEKHSKFDPSKPFLEITWNMGMPVGGISNLLDLDFTSQPIIFKMDFRTSEKLMSYLFPKVKEQRGGKNVVLKQSFEMSDTESRELSRRPSLTSISTSSTVMTPVTRRMILSDWDVQGFTKVLERNGENNYTKHVYDPDKEMDEMVKRSSKYFNVGKITVNPLVMSVSYKGSKSVITNVDNLIVKVPTIQYKNKIWSSEDFIVSFKKDIIKIVLQHAGTIIGNKFVPHKNENRYEPLKQISNLLKPDLQKIQKSTASLPTLAKLSSKNTTRSSVPTNPSTVNSNSVTENSKSIKTRSEDQDTNNPVETYDVEEFYPDNSQ